A section of the Peromyscus eremicus unplaced genomic scaffold, PerEre_H2_v1 PerEre#2#chrX_unloc_1, whole genome shotgun sequence genome encodes:
- the LOC131901004 gene encoding zinc finger protein 431-like isoform X2 — MDPSQRNLYKGVMLETCMNLTAIGYNWENIEVEEHCQSSQKHGRHERSHTTEKSYEYIECGKSFEYHSHSQRHEKTHTGEKPYEYNHYGKAFVHPTHLQVHKRTHTGEKPYECKQCGKAFAHNSSLQRHERTHTGEKPYECNQCGKAFTQPYNLQVHKRTHKGEKPYKCNQCGKAFVQHSALYLHARTHTGEKPYECKQCGKAFAHNSSLQRHERTHTGEKPYECNQCGKAFAQHSALQSHERTHTGEKPYECNQCGKAFTQPCNLQVHKRTHTGEKPYKCYQCGKAFAQHSALQLHQTTHTGEKPYKCNQCGKAFAQHSDLQRHERTHTGDKPYECNQCGKAFAQHNDLQRHERTHTGEKPYECNQCGKAFTQSYNLQVHKRTHTGEKPYKCNQCGKAFTQPCNLQVHKRTHTGEKPYKCYQCGKAFAQHSALQLHQTTHTGEKPYKCNQCGKTFAQHNDLQRHERTHTGDKPHECNQCGKAFVQHSDLQRHERTHTGEKPYECNQCGKAFTQSYHLQVHKRRHTGEKPYKCNQCGKAFACHSYLQRHERIHTGEKHYECKQCGKTFAQPSYLQVHKRTHTRV; from the exons ATGGATCCTTCACAAAGGAATCTCTACAAaggtgtgatgctggagacctgtATGAACCTCACAGCTATAG GCTACAACTGGGAAAATattgaagttgaagaacattgtcaaagttctcaaaaacatggaag gcatgaaagaagtcatactacaGAGAAATCATATGAATATATTGAGTGTGGTAAATCCTTTGAATATCATAGTCATTCTCAAAGGCATGAAAAAACACATaccggagagaaaccctatgaatataatcattaTGGTAAAGCCTTTGTGCACCCcactcatcttcaagtacataaaagaacac atactggagagaaaccctatgaatgtaaacagtgtggtaaagcctttgctcataaCAGTTCTCtgcaaaggcatgaaagaacacatactggagagaaaccctatgaatgtaatcaatgtggtaaagcctttacacagccatataatcttcaagtacacaaaagaacacataaaggagagaaaccctataaatgtaatcagtgtggtaaagcctttgttcaaCACAGTGCTCTTTATTTGCatgcaagaacacatactggagagaaaccctatgaatgtaaacagtgtggtaaagcctttgctcataaCAGTTCTCtgcaaaggcatgaaagaacacatactggagagaaaccctatgaatgtaatcagtgtggtaaagcctttgctcaacacagtgctcttcaaagtcatgaaagaacacatactggagagaaaccctatgaatgtaatcaatgtggtaaagcctttacacagccatgtaatcttcaagtacacaaaagaacacatacaggagagaaaccctataaatgttatcaatgtggtaaagcctttgctcaacatAGTGCACTTCAATTGCATCAaacaacacatactggagagaaaccgtataaatgtaatcagtgtggtaaagcctttgctcaacacagtgatcttcaaaggcatgaaagaacacatactggagataaaccctatgaatgtaatcagtgtggtaaagcctttgctcaacacaatgatcttcaaaggcatgaaagaacacatactggagagaaaccctatgaatgcaatcaatgtggtaaagcctttacacagtcatataatcttcaagtacacaaaagaacacatacaggagagaaaccctataaatgtaatcaatgcggtaaagcctttacacagccatgtaatcttcaagtacacaaaagaacacatacaggagagaaaccctataaatgttatcaatgtggtaaagcctttgctcaacatAGTGCTCTTCAATTGCATCAaacaacacatactggagagaaaccgtataaatgtaatcagtgtggtaaaacctttgctcAACACaatgatcttcaaaggcatgaaagaacacatactggagataaaccccatgaatgtaatcagtgtggtaaagcctttgttcaacacagtgatcttcaaaggcatgaaagaacacatactggagagaaaccctatgaatgcaatcaatgtggtaaagcctttacacagtcatatcatcttcaagtacacaaaagaagacatacaggagagaaaccctataaatgtaatcagtgtggtaaagcctttgcttgtcactcttatcttcaaaggcatgaaagaatacatactggagagaaacactatgaatgtaaacaatgcggtaaaacctttgcacagcctagttatcttcaagtacataaaagaacacatactagagtgtaa
- the LOC131901004 gene encoding zinc finger protein 431-like isoform X1 produces MDPSQRNLYKGVMLETCMNLTAIGYNWENIEVEEHCQSSQKHGRHEKTHTGEKPYEYNHYGKAFVHPTHLQVHKRTHTGEKPYECNQCGKAFTQPYNLQVHKRTHKGEKPYKCNQCGKAFVQHSALYLHARTHTGEKPYECKQCGKAFAHNSSLQRHERTHTGEKPYECNQCGKAFTQPYNLQVHKRTHKGEKPYKCNQCGKAFVQHSALYLHARTHTGEKPYECKQCGKAFAHNSSLQRHERTHTGEKPYECNQCGKAFAQHSALQSHERTHTGEKPYECNQCGKAFTQPCNLQVHKRTHTGEKPYKCYQCGKAFAQHSALQLHQTTHTGEKPYKCNQCGKAFAQHSDLQRHERTHTGDKPYECNQCGKAFAQHNDLQRHERTHTGEKPYECNQCGKAFTQSYNLQVHKRTHTGEKPYKCNQCGKAFTQPCNLQVHKRTHTGEKPYKCYQCGKAFAQHSALQLHQTTHTGEKPYKCNQCGKTFAQHNDLQRHERTHTGDKPHECNQCGKAFVQHSDLQRHERTHTGEKPYECNQCGKAFTQSYHLQVHKRRHTGEKPYKCNQCGKAFACHSYLQRHERIHTGEKHYECKQCGKTFAQPSYLQVHKRTHTRV; encoded by the exons ATGGATCCTTCACAAAGGAATCTCTACAAaggtgtgatgctggagacctgtATGAACCTCACAGCTATAG GCTACAACTGGGAAAATattgaagttgaagaacattgtcaaagttctcaaaaacatggaag GCATGAAAAAACACATaccggagagaaaccctatgaatataatcattaTGGTAAAGCCTTTGTGCACCCcactcatcttcaagtacataaaagaacacatactggagagaaaccctatgaatgtaatcaatgtggtaaagcctttacacagccatataatcttcaagtacacaaaagaacacataaaggagagaaaccctataaatgtaatcagtgtggtaaagcctttgttcaaCACAGTGCTCTTTATTTGCatgcaagaacacatactggagagaaaccctatgaatgtaaacagtgtggtaaagcctttgctcataaCAGTTCTCtgcaaaggcatgaaagaacacatactggagagaaaccctatgaatgtaatcaatgtggtaaagcctttacacagccatataatcttcaagtacacaaaagaacacataaaggagagaaaccctataaatgtaatcagtgtggtaaagcctttgttcaaCACAGTGCTCTTTATTTGCatgcaagaacacatactggagagaaaccctatgaatgtaaacagtgtggtaaagcctttgctcataaCAGTTCTCtgcaaaggcatgaaagaacacatactggagagaaaccctatgaatgtaatcagtgtggtaaagcctttgctcaacacagtgctcttcaaagtcatgaaagaacacatactggagagaaaccctatgaatgtaatcaatgtggtaaagcctttacacagccatgtaatcttcaagtacacaaaagaacacatacaggagagaaaccctataaatgttatcaatgtggtaaagcctttgctcaacatAGTGCACTTCAATTGCATCAaacaacacatactggagagaaaccgtataaatgtaatcagtgtggtaaagcctttgctcaacacagtgatcttcaaaggcatgaaagaacacatactggagataaaccctatgaatgtaatcagtgtggtaaagcctttgctcaacacaatgatcttcaaaggcatgaaagaacacatactggagagaaaccctatgaatgcaatcaatgtggtaaagcctttacacagtcatataatcttcaagtacacaaaagaacacatacaggagagaaaccctataaatgtaatcaatgcggtaaagcctttacacagccatgtaatcttcaagtacacaaaagaacacatacaggagagaaaccctataaatgttatcaatgtggtaaagcctttgctcaacatAGTGCTCTTCAATTGCATCAaacaacacatactggagagaaaccgtataaatgtaatcagtgtggtaaaacctttgctcAACACaatgatcttcaaaggcatgaaagaacacatactggagataaaccccatgaatgtaatcagtgtggtaaagcctttgttcaacacagtgatcttcaaaggcatgaaagaacacatactggagagaaaccctatgaatgcaatcaatgtggtaaagcctttacacagtcatatcatcttcaagtacacaaaagaagacatacaggagagaaaccctataaatgtaatcagtgtggtaaagcctttgcttgtcactcttatcttcaaaggcatgaaagaatacatactggagagaaacactatgaatgtaaacaatgcggtaaaacctttgcacagcctagttatcttcaagtacataaaagaacacatactagagtgtaa